The following nucleotide sequence is from Mycobacterium sp. Z3061.
TGGTCATTCTTCCAGTTTCTGGGCCAGTCGGGGTTGCGTCGGTGTCGCGTTGCGGCGAATCATCAACGCCATGGGCGGGGGCGGTCGCAGTTTCCTTGGCGCTGATGGGCGAGTGTGACCCTCAAACGCATTGACGAACTGAAGCCCGGCGACAGGATCCGCATGACGATCGGGCATGCCACTGTCGTCGAAGTCGAACCGCTTGACCGGGACCGCACAATGCTCACCTTCCGCTACGGGACGCGAAGGCCCGCCGACAACGACGTCACCGTCGATGTTCTCGAGGATGAGGAGTGGGGCTGGTAGTTACGGACGTGTGGTCGGTGCGGCAGAGATCGCACTTTCGTCCGGTCTTCTGTCGCCTTGCAAAGCGCACGAAAAGACTCGCCGAGTTTCTGCGCAGGGTGATTTTAATGGTTAACGTGCGGTAAACTAAGTGCTAACTCCCGGTGTACCAGGGAGGCCGAACCACTGCGCCTCGAGCAAGTCGGAGCCCTGCCATGTTGCCTCGCATCACTGTCGCTGCCAGGTCCTTTATCGCCGCGGTCTCGCTCCTGAACGGCGCCACAATCGTCTGCGCCGGCACCGCGTCGGCTGACCCGAGCCAGGACGAACAGTTCCTGGCCCTGCTCGACCAAAAGGGCGTCTCGGCGCTCTCGGGCGTGCCGGCCCTCATCGCCACGGCGCACCAGATATGCGGCGGTCTGTCGTCCGGCGTGTCGGCGGACGCCTTGGTGCAGGCGCTGGTAGACACCGCGAACGACGTCACTCCTGGTGCTGACCCGGCCCGCCTCTTGCGTACCGAATCACGATTCCTCGACGCGGCAGTGGAGGCCTACTGCCCGGCCAACCGGGGACGGGTGGTGTTCACCCATCCCGCCGGATGGAATCAGCCGAAACATGTTGTGGTGCTGGCTTCTTCGATGATCAAAGAGACCAATCCGGAAATCCCGACTCCGCCGGGGCCAGGAGTTGACGCGCAGAACCTCACGCCGCCGGCGGCGGTGGCCCCTACGCCAAGGAAGGCGGCACCCCCCGTGCTCGGCCCTCCGCCCGGGGCTGGCGGTGGCGGGGGAGGCACCGGGGGTGGCACCGCCGGGGGCTCCCCGCTACCGCCTATGGAACCGGGGATCATCGCGCTGGCGCCGTAACGCTCGGCCGACTTAAGGTGCGTTGATGTCGCATGGGCCGCCAATGCCGCACGCCGCGCTGCACCACTTGATCAGCGACACCGTTGCCCTCACGCCCGGCGTCAAATGGTCGATCTGTGTTCGAGACGCTGCCGGCGGCCAGCTGGCACATCACAATCCCGACGCGTTCATGCAGACTGCCAGTGTCGGAAAGCTATTGCTATTGGCCCAAGTCGCGCGGC
It contains:
- a CDS encoding preprotein translocase subunit YajC is translated as MTLKRIDELKPGDRIRMTIGHATVVEVEPLDRDRTMLTFRYGTRRPADNDVTVDVLEDEEWGW
- a CDS encoding DUF732 domain-containing protein, giving the protein MLPRITVAARSFIAAVSLLNGATIVCAGTASADPSQDEQFLALLDQKGVSALSGVPALIATAHQICGGLSSGVSADALVQALVDTANDVTPGADPARLLRTESRFLDAAVEAYCPANRGRVVFTHPAGWNQPKHVVVLASSMIKETNPEIPTPPGPGVDAQNLTPPAAVAPTPRKAAPPVLGPPPGAGGGGGGTGGGTAGGSPLPPMEPGIIALAP